A genomic region of Serinus canaria isolate serCan28SL12 chromosome 1A, serCan2020, whole genome shotgun sequence contains the following coding sequences:
- the LOC103813345 gene encoding histone H4 has translation MSGRGKGGKGLGKGGAKRHRKVLRDNIQGITKPAIRRLARRGGVKRISGLIYEETRGVLKVFLENVIRDAVTYTEHAKRKTVTAMDVVYALKRQGRTLYGFGG, from the coding sequence ATGTCTGGCCGGGGCAAGGGCGGCAAGGGGCTCGGCAAGGGCGGCGCCAAGCGCCACCGCAAGGTGCTGCGCGACAACATCCAGGGCATCACCAAGCCGGCCATCCGCCGCCTGGCTCGGCGCGGCGGTGTCAAGCGCATCTCGGGGCTCATCTATGAGGAAACTCGCGGCGTGCTGAAGGTGTTCCTGGAGAACGTGATCCGCGACGCCGTCACCTACACGGAGCACGCCAAGAGGAAGACTGTCACAGCTATGGACGTAGTCTATGCCCTCAAGCGCCAGGGTCGCACTCTCTACGGCTTCGGCGGTTAA
- the LOC108961555 gene encoding histone H4 codes for MSGRGKGGKGLGKGGAKRHRKVLRDNIQGITKPAIRRLARRGGVKRISGLIYEETRGVLKVFLENVIRDAVTYTEHAKRKTVTAMDVVYALKRQGRTLYGFGG; via the coding sequence ATGTCTGGCCGTGGTAAGGGCGGCAAGGGGCTCGGCAAGGGCGGCGCCAAGCGCCACCGCAAGGTGCTGCGCGACAACATCCAGGGCATCACCAAGCCGGCCATCCGCCGCCTGGCTCGGCGCGGCGGCGTTAAGCGCATCTCGGGGCTGATCTACGAGGAAACTCGCGGCGTGCTGAAGGTGTTCCTGGAGAACGTGATCCGCGACGCCGTCACCTACACGGAGCACGCCAAGAGGAAGACTGTCACAGCCATGGACGTAGTCTACGCTCTCAAGCGCCAGGGTCGCACTCTCTACGGCTTTGGCGGTTAA
- the LOC115485218 gene encoding histone H3 has protein sequence MARTKQTARKSTGGKAPRKQLATKAARKSAPATGGVKKPHRYRPGTVALREIRRYQKSTELLIRKLPFQRLVREIAQDFKTDLRFQSSAVMALQEASEAYLVGLFEDTNLCAIHAKRVTIMPKDIQLARRIRGERA, from the coding sequence ATGGCGCGCACGAAGCAGACAGCGCGGAAGTCGACGGGCGGCAAGGCGCCCCGCAAGCAGCTGGCCACCAAGGCTGCCCGCAAGAGCGCGCCGGCCACGGGCGGTGTCAAGAAGCCGCACCGCTACCGGCCCGGCACGGTGGCGCTGCGCGAGATCCGGCGCTACCAGAAGTCCACGGAGCTGCTGATCCGCAAGCTGCCCTTCCAGCGGCTGGTGCGCGAGATCGCGCAGGACTTCAAGACCGACCTGCGCTTCCAGAGCTCGGCCGTCATGGCGCTGCAGGAGGCCAGCGAGGCCTACCTGGTGGGGCTCTTCGAGGACACCAACCTGTGCGCCATCCACGCCAAGCGCGTCACCATCATGCCCAAGGACATCCAGCTGGCCCGCCGCATCCGCGGCGAGCGCGCCTAA